In a genomic window of Streptomyces roseoviridis:
- a CDS encoding lysophospholipid acyltransferase family protein, whose protein sequence is MSRRRIGFWYRLAAVIAKPPLVVLFKRDWRGTEHIPAEGGFITAVNHNSYLDPLSYAHYQYNTGRVPRFLAKAGLFKSGFVGTMLRNTGQIPVYRETTDALDAFRSAVDAIERGECVAFYPEGTLTRDPDMWPMAGKTGAARVALLTKVPVIPVAQWGANLAMPPYAKENKLRLWPRKTLIVQAGPPVDLSRFHDVEPTPDVLRAATEEIMAAITRLLEEIRGEKAPAEPYDHRRARLEQRRKAAQGGAGKSAGAAQGGKATPSSRTGEGEK, encoded by the coding sequence GTGTCCCGCCGCAGAATCGGCTTCTGGTACCGCCTGGCGGCGGTCATCGCCAAACCCCCACTGGTGGTGCTGTTCAAGCGGGACTGGCGCGGAACGGAGCACATCCCGGCCGAGGGCGGCTTCATCACCGCGGTCAACCACAACTCGTACCTGGACCCGCTGTCCTACGCCCACTACCAGTACAACACCGGGCGCGTCCCCCGTTTCCTGGCCAAGGCGGGGCTCTTCAAGAGCGGCTTCGTGGGCACCATGCTCCGCAACACCGGCCAGATCCCCGTCTACCGCGAGACCACCGACGCCCTGGACGCCTTCCGCTCCGCCGTCGACGCCATCGAGCGCGGCGAGTGCGTCGCCTTCTACCCCGAGGGCACCCTCACCCGCGACCCCGACATGTGGCCCATGGCCGGCAAGACCGGCGCCGCCCGCGTCGCCCTGCTCACCAAGGTCCCCGTCATCCCGGTCGCCCAGTGGGGCGCCAACCTCGCGATGCCGCCCTACGCCAAGGAGAACAAGCTCCGGCTCTGGCCGCGCAAGACCCTGATCGTGCAGGCCGGTCCGCCGGTCGACCTCTCCCGCTTCCACGACGTCGAGCCGACGCCCGACGTGCTGCGCGCGGCCACCGAGGAGATCATGGCCGCCATCACCCGGCTCCTGGAGGAGATCCGCGGCGAGAAGGCCCCCGCGGAGCCCTACGACCACCGCAGGGCCCGCCTCGAACAGCGCCGCAAGGCCGCGCAGGGCGGGGCCGGGAAGAGCGCCGGCGCCGCGCAGGGCGGCAAGGCCACACCGAGCAGCAGGACCGGAGAGGGCGAGAAGTGA
- the cofC gene encoding 2-phospho-L-lactate guanylyltransferase, whose translation MTTYADRYAAGTGGGTWSLVVPLKPLARAKSRLGPAVGGPLRGRLALAFAEDTVAAALASPGVRDVAVITDDPAAGAALAALGARIVPDLPGAGLNAALAHGARAVRAVRPAARVAALNADLPALRPAELARVLAAAGQFGRAFLADAAGIGTTFLSAGPGVELEPAFGGASRRRHLSSGAVEIRLTGVDSVRRDVDTGEDLAAAVALGVGPRTAARWLPAAG comes from the coding sequence ATGACGACCTACGCCGATCGATACGCCGCCGGGACCGGGGGCGGCACCTGGTCCCTGGTGGTGCCCCTGAAGCCGTTGGCGCGGGCGAAGAGCAGACTGGGCCCGGCCGTGGGGGGCCCGCTGCGGGGCCGCCTCGCGCTGGCCTTCGCCGAGGACACGGTGGCGGCGGCGCTGGCCAGCCCGGGGGTGCGGGATGTGGCGGTGATCACGGACGATCCGGCCGCCGGTGCGGCCCTCGCGGCCCTCGGGGCGCGGATCGTGCCCGACCTTCCGGGTGCGGGGCTCAACGCGGCGCTGGCGCACGGGGCGCGGGCGGTGCGGGCGGTGCGGCCGGCGGCGCGGGTGGCGGCGCTGAACGCGGACCTCCCGGCGCTGCGTCCGGCGGAGCTGGCGCGGGTGCTCGCGGCGGCGGGGCAATTCGGGCGGGCATTTCTCGCGGATGCCGCCGGAATAGGTACGACATTCCTCTCGGCGGGGCCGGGGGTGGAATTGGAACCGGCTTTCGGAGGGGCTTCGCGGCGCCGGCATTTGTCGTCGGGGGCGGTGGAAATCCGGCTGACGGGGGTGGATTCCGTGCGCCGGGACGTGGACACCGGGGAGGACCTGGCGGCGGCCGTGGCGCTGGGCGTGGGGCCGCGGACGGCGGCCCGCTGGCTGCCCGCGGCCGGATAG
- a CDS encoding NAD(P)H-dependent glycerol-3-phosphate dehydrogenase: MTKAAVFGNGSWGTAFAMVLADAGCEVSLWGRRAALADAINSTGVNPDYLPGVELPKGITATADPAEAARDADFTVLVVPSQTLRENLAAWVPDLAPGTVLVSLMKGIELGTAKRMSEVVQEVAGVPADRVAVLTGPNLAKEIAARQPAAAVVACADETVAQRLQTACMTPYFRPYTNTDVVGCELGGAVKNVIGLAVGIADGMGLGDNSKATLITRGLAETTRLGLAMGADPLTFSGLAGLGDLVATCSSPLSRNHTFGTNLGRGMSLEETIAVTKQTAEGVKSCESVLDLARRHGVDMPITETVVSIVHEGKPPIVALKELMSRSAKAERR; encoded by the coding sequence GTGACCAAGGCAGCCGTCTTCGGCAACGGATCCTGGGGCACCGCCTTCGCCATGGTGCTCGCCGACGCGGGCTGCGAGGTCAGCCTCTGGGGCCGCCGCGCCGCCCTCGCCGACGCCATCAACAGCACCGGCGTCAACCCCGACTACCTGCCCGGCGTCGAACTCCCCAAGGGCATCACGGCCACCGCCGACCCGGCCGAGGCCGCCCGCGACGCCGACTTCACCGTCCTCGTCGTGCCCTCCCAGACCCTGCGCGAGAACCTCGCGGCCTGGGTGCCCGACCTCGCCCCCGGCACCGTGCTCGTCTCCCTGATGAAGGGCATCGAACTCGGCACCGCCAAGCGGATGAGCGAGGTCGTCCAGGAGGTCGCCGGCGTCCCCGCCGACCGCGTCGCCGTCCTCACCGGCCCCAACCTGGCCAAGGAGATCGCCGCCCGGCAGCCCGCCGCCGCCGTCGTCGCCTGCGCCGACGAGACGGTCGCCCAGCGGCTCCAGACCGCCTGCATGACCCCGTACTTCCGCCCGTACACCAACACCGACGTCGTCGGCTGCGAACTCGGCGGAGCGGTCAAGAACGTCATCGGCCTCGCCGTCGGCATCGCCGACGGCATGGGCCTCGGCGACAACTCCAAGGCCACCCTCATCACCCGCGGCCTCGCCGAGACCACCCGCCTGGGCCTCGCCATGGGCGCCGACCCGCTCACCTTCTCCGGTCTCGCCGGCCTCGGCGACCTGGTCGCCACCTGCTCCTCGCCGCTCTCCCGGAACCACACCTTCGGCACCAACCTGGGCCGCGGGATGAGCCTGGAGGAGACCATCGCGGTCACCAAGCAGACCGCCGAGGGCGTCAAGTCCTGCGAGTCCGTGCTGGATCTGGCCCGCCGCCACGGCGTCGACATGCCCATCACCGAGACCGTCGTCTCGATCGTCCACGAGGGCAAGCCGCCGATCGTCGCCCTCAAGGAGCTGATGTCGCGCAGCGCCAAGGCGGAACGCCGGTGA